The following are from one region of the Desulfomonilaceae bacterium genome:
- a CDS encoding Gfo/Idh/MocA family oxidoreductase, whose amino-acid sequence MTNLDKIRIGVIGVGSMGRNHARVLSQNEDCDFIGIYDVDEARAAQICEAYGCRGFGDLDAILNSVDAVVVAAPTFLHGVLGEECLNRGIHTLMEKPLAASLTDAEGLVKLAETNGVILMVGHIERYNPAISLMINTIKKNKEPVVSFEARRLNPFDGTRCLDVDVLYDLLIHDVDLALEIADSEILNISAFGSDVYSNLVDDAHTLLRFKNGITAVFWTSKCSPRKIREISVTTKTRFYQADTITRTLTIHTSRDVNPVVGGICQMGDIEVEEILQAQKEPLAAEIEDFLRSIKTNSSPTANGRRALYSLIVLEQISRNLITR is encoded by the coding sequence ATGACAAATTTAGACAAAATTCGTATCGGTGTTATTGGAGTGGGATCCATGGGGCGTAATCACGCCCGTGTTTTGTCTCAAAACGAAGATTGTGATTTTATAGGGATTTACGATGTCGATGAGGCCAGAGCGGCGCAAATCTGCGAAGCATACGGTTGTCGGGGTTTTGGAGATTTAGACGCAATATTGAATTCAGTAGACGCTGTAGTTGTCGCTGCGCCCACCTTTCTACACGGTGTTCTGGGTGAGGAATGTCTGAACCGCGGGATACACACGCTCATGGAAAAACCTCTCGCCGCAAGCCTGACTGACGCTGAAGGTCTTGTCAAACTTGCGGAGACAAATGGGGTGATTTTAATGGTGGGGCACATCGAACGTTACAATCCCGCTATAAGCCTCATGATAAACACCATAAAGAAAAATAAGGAACCTGTAGTTTCATTTGAGGCCAGAAGACTTAACCCTTTTGATGGAACAAGATGTCTTGATGTTGATGTCCTATATGATCTTTTGATACATGACGTAGACTTGGCTCTGGAAATAGCGGATTCTGAAATTTTAAATATTAGCGCTTTTGGGTCAGATGTTTATTCAAATTTAGTTGACGACGCTCATACACTGTTGCGATTCAAGAATGGAATCACCGCTGTTTTTTGGACTTCAAAATGCTCTCCCAGGAAAATCAGAGAAATATCTGTTACTACGAAAACTCGATTTTACCAGGCTGACACAATTACCAGAACGTTGACCATTCATACTTCCAGGGATGTAAATCCGGTAGTGGGTGGGATTTGTCAAATGGGAGATATCGAAGTCGAAGAAATTCTTCAAGCCCAAAAGGAGCCGTTAGCGGCTGAAATAGAGGATTTTCTGCGCTCGATAAAAACAAATAGCTCCCCGACTGCGAATGGCCGGAGAGCGCTGTATTCTCTGATAGTTCTTGAACAAATATCCAGAAATCTTATTACCCGTTGA
- the hisG gene encoding ATP phosphoribosyltransferase, with the protein MSRKDPLKIVIPKGSLEQATIDLFRRAGWNITVSPRSYFPTVDDDEIFMARLRAQEISRYVESGTFDAGLTGKDWILENESDVKVIDDLVYSKVSQNPARWVLAVDGKSNYKVPEDLEGKRVATELVGVTKRFFADRGIKIEVEFSWGSTEAKVQEGVVDAIVDVTETGSTLRANGLKIIYNILTTNTQFIANKKSYQDPFKREKMEQIHLMLQSALEARKMVGLKMNVPKEDVDIVVGLLPSLNAPTVAGLYKSDWFSVESVVSEEVVRTLIPKLLKAGAKGVIEYSLNKVL; encoded by the coding sequence TTGAGTCGTAAAGACCCATTAAAGATTGTAATTCCAAAGGGAAGCCTGGAACAGGCGACAATTGATTTATTTCGTCGCGCCGGCTGGAACATAACAGTTTCACCCAGAAGTTATTTTCCGACTGTTGATGATGATGAAATCTTCATGGCTCGTTTGAGGGCTCAGGAGATATCCAGATACGTGGAATCGGGAACATTCGACGCCGGGCTCACGGGAAAAGATTGGATTCTTGAGAATGAGTCGGATGTCAAGGTAATAGATGATTTAGTTTATTCAAAGGTTTCTCAGAACCCTGCCCGATGGGTTTTGGCCGTGGATGGGAAATCCAATTATAAGGTTCCGGAAGATCTTGAAGGAAAGCGTGTAGCTACTGAGTTGGTCGGAGTTACCAAGAGGTTCTTTGCTGATCGTGGAATAAAAATTGAGGTTGAATTTTCGTGGGGTAGCACTGAAGCCAAAGTTCAGGAAGGCGTTGTGGACGCCATTGTTGATGTTACGGAAACCGGGAGCACACTGAGAGCCAACGGCCTTAAAATCATCTACAATATTCTAACAACCAACACCCAGTTTATAGCAAACAAGAAATCATATCAGGACCCATTCAAGCGTGAGAAGATGGAACAAATACATCTGATGCTTCAATCAGCGCTTGAAGCCCGAAAGATGGTTGGTTTGAAAATGAATGTCCCAAAAGAAGACGTCGATATTGTCGTTGGTTTACTTCCATCTCTAAATGCTCCAACAGTCGCTGGTTTATACAAATCAGACTGGTTTTCTGTTGAGTCGGTTGTTTCAGAAGAAGTTGTCAGGACTCTGATACCTAAACTTTTGAAGGCCGGCGCCAAGGGAGTGATCGAATATTCACTGAACAAGGTTCTCTGA
- the hisI gene encoding phosphoribosyl-AMP cyclohydrolase, producing MRGSLGSSTINEIDFEKGGGLAPAIAQDVKTGKVLMMAYMNQQALEITLKEGRACYWSRSRKELWRKGATSGDVQIVREVLIDCDMDTILLMVDQQGEGACHTKKWSCFFRRINQEGEIKEIES from the coding sequence ATGAGGGGTTCATTAGGTTCCTCTACGATAAACGAAATAGACTTTGAAAAGGGTGGCGGTTTAGCGCCTGCGATAGCGCAGGATGTAAAAACGGGTAAGGTTTTGATGATGGCTTATATGAACCAGCAAGCCCTGGAGATCACACTCAAGGAGGGAAGAGCCTGCTATTGGAGCAGGTCCAGGAAAGAGCTTTGGCGAAAGGGCGCGACATCCGGAGACGTTCAGATAGTCAGAGAAGTCCTCATAGATTGTGATATGGACACCATTCTGTTGATGGTGGATCAACAGGGCGAGGGAGCATGCCACACGAAAAAATGGAGTTGTTTCTTTAGGCGAATCAACCAGGAAGGAGAGATAAAAGAAATTGAGTCGTAA